Proteins encoded together in one Mercenaria mercenaria strain notata chromosome 18, MADL_Memer_1, whole genome shotgun sequence window:
- the LOC123537917 gene encoding uncharacterized protein LOC123537917: MSRLHTLIFLSALLLNGVQMQSETRAGHDPVRFSSLQAFPWVPVQPLGFWSWRSARFAAREILSLSPGTVFNVYVTSAWGTFWNAGENRFGMYYVHFVVRYKMFPFSRYQCAAWVHWPPPSDVHLDGSPFSQFNYCVPF; encoded by the exons ATGAGCCGTTTGCATACCTTAATTTTCTTGAGTGCGCTTCTTCTCAATGGAGTACAGATGCAGAGTGAGACCAGAGCAGGGCACGACCCTGTCCGGTTTTCGTCCTTACAAGCATTTCCTTGGGTACCTGTGCAGCCGCTTGGTTTCTGGTCTTGGAGGTCAGCGCGATTTGCGGCGAGAGAAATATTAAGTCTTTCACCAGGGACAGTGTTCAATGTGTACGTTACTTCCGCATGGGGAACG TTTTGGAACGCGGGCGAAAACAGATTCGGCATGTACTATGTACACTTTGTTGTCAGATACAAAATGTTCCCATTTTCCAGG TATCAGTGCGCTGCATGGGTTCACTGGCCACCACCGTCCGACGTACATCTAGATGGCAGTCCTTTCTCTCAGTTCAATTATTGTGTTCCTTTCTAA